CGCGTCGATTCCGCACCGCTATTGCGATCGATCCGTGCCGGGGTCCGATTCGGCTCGGGCCTCCCATCCGCCGCTGTCGGTGAGTTCGAAGAGCTTCCCCCAGTTCTCGTCGTCCGGCGATTCGGGGAGCTGGTCTCGGAGTTGTCGGAAGTCAGACTCGGGAACCGCGCCCCGCACGAAGTCGACGATCACGCGCGCCTGGTAGGCGGCGTCCGCGCCGTCCTCGTTCGTGATCTCGCTGACGCGCTCGACGAACTCCCGCCAATCGAACCGTTGGCCGTGCTCGTGAACCGCCCCGGTCATGTACCACCCGATCTCGATCGGTAACGACGCCGCGAAATCCTCCGCGTTCCCCGCCGGAATCCGCTCGCCGAGCGTCATGAGCGTCGCCCGAACCGCGCGGAGCGTCCGTCCTGTGTCGGGGAGTTCGAGGCGGTGTTGTATCTCGCCGATGAATTCGTCGAATTTCATGTGCCAGCGCTTCATCTCGGACGGATATCAATGCCGAAGTCGATTCTCACCGCGTGAAACCTGACTCGAAGCGCGGGCCTCCCTCGCGAACACGGGACACGTCCGGGGTCGCGCGTCGACCGATCCACTGCGTCTCGCTCGACGTTCTCGGTCCGCGGGAAATCTCCGTACGATTACTTTTCCCGTCGCCGTAGCGTCGTTGGGGAAGGGACGAACGCGGTACTGGAGCGAGTTCGTCGGTTCGACTCGCGACCGGCCGTACCGCCGGTCCCCCCGTTCGAGTAATGGCACTCAGCATACACGCGTCCGAAGAGGAGCACAGCCGACCGCTTCGAAACAAGACCTGTCTCGTCACCGGATCCTCCCGCGGGATCGGCAAGGAGATCGCGCTTGAGTTCGCCAGATACGGCGCTGACGTTGCGGTGAACTACCGATCATCAGCCTCGGCGGCCAACGACGTCGCGAAGGCGATCGAAGCGAACGGCGAGACCGCTTTGACGGTGCAGGCCGACGTTTCGGACCAGCAGGCGGTCGACCGAATGGCGCGGACGATCCACGAGGAGTTCGGGAACATCGATGTTCTGGTGAACAATGCGGGGATCACTGCCGATAGCACGTTCGCGAACATGACGCGCGAGGAGTGGGACCGCGTCGTCGACGTCAATTTGGGCGGAACGTTCAACTGCACCAAGGCGTTTCTCGACGATATCGAGCGGGCGGAAAACGGACGGTTGATCAACGTTTCGAGCGTCGTGGGACAGCAGGGTAACTACGGACAAGCGAACTACGCGGCGTCGAAATCCGGCCTGTTCGGCTTCACCCGAACGCTGGCGCTCGAACTCGCGAGCTCCGGATCGACGGCTAACTGCATCGCTCCCGGATTCACCGAAACGGACATGCTGCGAAGCGTTCCGGACCGCGTCAGAGAAAAGATCCTCGAGCGAATCCCGTTGGGGCGGTTCGCCGAACCGGATGACGTCGTCGGGATGGTCCGGTTTCTGGCCGGTGACGAATCGAGCTACATGACCGGTCAGGTGCTCGGCATAAACGGCGGCATGGAGTGGTAACGGGATTACTCGCTGTACCCCTCGCGGGCAAACCGCGTGCTCTCGTAGATGTTGAGCAGCTCTTCGATGAACTCTTCGTAGGTCTCGTCGTCCTCGAGGTGACCGTCGAGGCGCTCTTTCAGTTCGTCTCGGATTTCGATCTCGTATCCCATGGTGGTAGTATCGAGTGTTTTTCGCGCGTGTTTTTCGGTTGGAGATCGTAGCGTGGTGGTACTGAAACCGTTCTCGAAGCGCGCTGTCGACCTATTCTGAGACGCCTTCTTGCAGTTCGAACGCGGCCTCTATTTCTACCTGAAACTCACGCTCGGACGCCGTCGCGAGCTCGACCGATTGGTCGGTGATCGTCGCCCACTTGAGCTGCTCGAGCGTCTCCTCGGCGCGGTCGATCGCGTCGGTCGTCGCGTCCTCGAAGCTCTCGTTACTCCGGCCGATCAGTGTGATCTTCTTGAAAACCATCGCAGTAGCCACTCGATTCGCCGACGTGTTAGCTTCCGCGGTTGTTCTCGCCGAGGGAGAACTACCCGTTCGTTTGAGATGACTCCGCGCCCCGACCGAAGTCGTCACACTGGTTGGGGCATTCCCAGTCGCGCGGAGTCGCCGGTACCGATATATGGGTGCTCGTCGAGTCCATGGTCATGGGACGGCACGTACTCGTCGGCATCGACGGCTCCGACCAGTCCACGAACGCTTTAGAACACGCGCTCAGTGCGTTTCCCGACGCCGAGCTATCGGTCATCAGCGTCGTCAACCCGGTCGCGGTGACGGCCGGCGACGAATTTTTCGACGGATCGGCGTTCGAACAGCAGCGCGAGTTGGCAGAGAAACATCTCGAATCCGCCTCGGCCGTTGCCCGAGCGCACGACCGCGAGATCGACACCGACGTTCGGATCGGCGGCCCCGCTCGTGAACTCATCGCGTCCGCGACGGAGTCCGACGTAGACCACATCGTCGTCGGGAGCCACGGCCGAACCGGGCTCTCACGAATCCTGCTGGGAAGCGTCGCCGAGACGGTCGTCCGTCGATCGCCGGTTCCGGTGACCGTCGTTCGGTGACCGGCGTCTCGTCGCGAGAGTTCGACGTCGAGCCGCGGGAGCCGACACTTCTCGGCAGCCGAGAACCGCACTGGTGATTTTTCTTCCTGCAGGGGAACGGTTCGGCATGGCACTCGCACACGTCCTCGTGCCGATGGATGGATCACCGCTGTCGAAGCGGGCGTTGCGGATCGCGCTGGAAGAGCATCCCGACGCGACCGTCACCGTGTTGCACGTGATCGATCCGACGCAACCTGGATACAGCTACCCGATCGAGTCCGATCTCGATACCGAGCCGCTCCACGGGTCCGAGGACTGGTATGAACGCTCCGAAGAACTCGCAGACCAGCTCTTTTCGGAGGCGAGAGACATTGCCGCGGAGTATGACGCGACCATCGAGACAGAGACCGCAACGGGGGAGGCCGGCCGGACGATCGTCGAGTTCGCCACCGACCACGACATCGACGGGATTCTCATCGGGAGTCACGGTCGCGACGACGACGATCTCTCGCTGCTCGGAAGCGTCACCGAGACCGTCGTCTTTCGCTCGCCCGTCCGCGTCCTGCTCGTTCGCTGATTCGAAAGAATATTGGGATCCGGTACGCATGCACGCGTATGCCCAAGCTGTATTTCGAGGATGTTTCGGTCGGCACGACGTGGGAGCTGGGGACGTACGAACTGTCCAAATCGGAGATCAAATCGTTCGCGGAGCAGTACGATCCGCAACCGTTTCACCTCGACGAGGAGGCAGCAAAGGAGTCCATCTTCGAGACGCTCATCGCGAGCGGCTGGCAAACGGCGTGCATATACATTCGCCTGTTGACCGAGGGGTTTCTCGAGAGAACGTCACACATGGCTGGAAAACGGGTATCGGATCTCCAGTGGCTCCACCCGGTGTACCCGGGTGACGTTCTCACCGGGCGGATCGAGATCTTGGACCGATCGGTCTCGTCATCGAACCCCGAACGGGGATACCTCACCTATCGCGTGATCGGATCGACACAGACCGGTGAGACCGTCTTTCGGATGGATCTCGTCGGGATTTTCGGTCGACGATCGAACACTCAGTAGCCGAGGGACCGGTCGTTCGGAGGACGGTCGGCCGAGGGCTCAGTCCGGTCACGTCGGGTGGTCCGGTTCTCCGGTGACCACGCCCGACGGTGGGGCATCCGTCGTGCTC
This genomic window from Natronomonas salsuginis contains:
- a CDS encoding dodecin translates to MVFKKITLIGRSNESFEDATTDAIDRAEETLEQLKWATITDQSVELATASEREFQVEIEAAFELQEGVSE
- a CDS encoding universal stress protein, whose translation is MALAHVLVPMDGSPLSKRALRIALEEHPDATVTVLHVIDPTQPGYSYPIESDLDTEPLHGSEDWYERSEELADQLFSEARDIAAEYDATIETETATGEAGRTIVEFATDHDIDGILIGSHGRDDDDLSLLGSVTETVVFRSPVRVLLVR
- a CDS encoding universal stress protein; translated protein: MGRHVLVGIDGSDQSTNALEHALSAFPDAELSVISVVNPVAVTAGDEFFDGSAFEQQRELAEKHLESASAVARAHDREIDTDVRIGGPARELIASATESDVDHIVVGSHGRTGLSRILLGSVAETVVRRSPVPVTVVR
- the fabG gene encoding 3-oxoacyl-[acyl-carrier-protein] reductase, with amino-acid sequence MALSIHASEEEHSRPLRNKTCLVTGSSRGIGKEIALEFARYGADVAVNYRSSASAANDVAKAIEANGETALTVQADVSDQQAVDRMARTIHEEFGNIDVLVNNAGITADSTFANMTREEWDRVVDVNLGGTFNCTKAFLDDIERAENGRLINVSSVVGQQGNYGQANYAASKSGLFGFTRTLALELASSGSTANCIAPGFTETDMLRSVPDRVREKILERIPLGRFAEPDDVVGMVRFLAGDESSYMTGQVLGINGGMEW
- a CDS encoding DUF7557 family protein encodes the protein MGYEIEIRDELKERLDGHLEDDETYEEFIEELLNIYESTRFAREGYSE
- a CDS encoding MaoC family dehydratase, encoding MPKLYFEDVSVGTTWELGTYELSKSEIKSFAEQYDPQPFHLDEEAAKESIFETLIASGWQTACIYIRLLTEGFLERTSHMAGKRVSDLQWLHPVYPGDVLTGRIEILDRSVSSSNPERGYLTYRVIGSTQTGETVFRMDLVGIFGRRSNTQ
- a CDS encoding DUF2267 domain-containing protein produces the protein MKFDEFIGEIQHRLELPDTGRTLRAVRATLMTLGERIPAGNAEDFAASLPIEIGWYMTGAVHEHGQRFDWREFVERVSEITNEDGADAAYQARVIVDFVRGAVPESDFRQLRDQLPESPDDENWGKLFELTDSGGWEARAESDPGTDRSQ